The following are encoded in a window of bacterium SCSIO 12643 genomic DNA:
- a CDS encoding nucleotidyltransferase domain-containing protein, whose translation MKLEELKDSNYIIFECISGSRAYGLDTATSDTDIRGVFILPQDIFYSLDYIGQISNESNDIVYYELRRFIELCTNNNPNILELLNVPDHCVLYKHPIFDSIKSSMFLSRKCEMSFGNYAYSQIKKARGLNKKIVNPVEKIQKSVLDFCSVYEDGSSIGLRRYLEIRRLKQEGCGLSKIPHMKDCFNLYHDQRVKYNGIIKSDNSNEVALSSIPKDQTPLTILFFNRDGYSTYCKKYREYWDWVDKRNENRYLTTIAHGKNFDSKNMMHTIRLLYMAKEIATKKKVVVARADREHLLSIKEGKYDYDELLLKAESLKAELKSIYQKSDLQEQPDIIAINKLLIRMRKEFYSFSN comes from the coding sequence ATGAAATTGGAAGAATTAAAAGATTCAAACTATATAATATTTGAATGTATAAGTGGAAGCAGAGCATATGGGCTTGATACTGCTACATCTGATACGGATATTAGAGGTGTATTTATATTACCTCAGGACATATTTTATTCCCTCGATTATATTGGTCAAATCAGTAACGAATCAAATGACATTGTCTATTACGAATTGAGGAGATTTATTGAATTGTGTACAAATAACAATCCCAATATTTTGGAATTGTTAAATGTTCCGGATCATTGTGTGTTGTATAAACATCCCATATTTGACTCTATAAAATCATCTATGTTTCTGAGTAGAAAGTGTGAAATGTCATTTGGGAATTATGCTTATTCACAAATTAAAAAAGCCAGGGGGTTAAATAAGAAGATCGTTAATCCAGTTGAAAAAATACAGAAATCAGTTTTGGATTTTTGTTCGGTTTATGAAGATGGGAGCTCTATTGGGCTGAGGCGGTATTTAGAGATAAGGAGACTAAAACAAGAGGGTTGTGGACTAAGTAAAATACCCCACATGAAAGATTGTTTTAACCTTTACCATGACCAACGTGTTAAATACAATGGTATTATCAAAAGTGATAATTCGAATGAAGTTGCTCTAAGTAGTATTCCAAAGGATCAAACTCCTTTGACAATTTTATTTTTTAATCGAGATGGGTATTCAACTTATTGTAAAAAGTATAGGGAATATTGGGATTGGGTAGATAAACGAAATGAGAATAGATATTTAACTACGATTGCCCATGGAAAGAATTTTGATTCAAAAAACATGATGCATACAATACGATTACTTTATATGGCTAAGGAGATAGCAACTAAAAAAAAAGTTGTCGTAGCACGAGCCGATAGGGAGCATTTGTTGAGCATTAAAGAGGGAAAATATGATTATGATGAATTGTTATTAAAGGCTGAAAGTTTAAAAGCTGAGCTAAAAAGTATTTATCAGAAATCAGATTTACAAGAGCAGCCGGACATTATTGCGATCAACAAGTTACTTATCAGAATGAGAAAAGAGTTTTATTCATTTTCTAATTAA
- a CDS encoding response regulator transcription factor: protein MSHTIKIGMVEDQHLFRQGLKALITYWEDIEMIFESPDGFSMKKRLDESPDIPDVMLVDLTLPPDGHEEFNGWKVVQVLKEDFPEMKILILSVHEDPYLISKLIEEGAHGYLVKDSDPDEVYDAIKAVHERGSYINERTLSALRGKLAGEVKQPKNQTQLTNRELEVLRLICQQKTTSEIADELFISTKTVNGHRNNLLQKTDSKNMSGLVMYAIKHHIVEAI, encoded by the coding sequence ATGAGTCACACTATTAAGATCGGAATGGTAGAAGACCAACATCTCTTCAGACAAGGACTAAAAGCATTAATCACTTATTGGGAAGATATCGAAATGATATTTGAATCTCCAGATGGTTTTTCCATGAAAAAACGTTTAGACGAAAGTCCAGATATTCCAGATGTCATGTTGGTAGACTTAACATTACCACCTGATGGACATGAAGAATTTAATGGGTGGAAAGTGGTTCAGGTATTAAAAGAAGACTTTCCGGAAATGAAAATTTTGATTCTTTCTGTCCATGAAGATCCTTATTTGATATCTAAACTTATTGAAGAAGGAGCGCATGGTTATCTAGTAAAAGATAGTGATCCTGACGAAGTTTACGATGCCATTAAAGCAGTCCATGAAAGAGGCTCTTATATTAACGAAAGAACTTTATCTGCTTTGCGGGGCAAACTTGCTGGGGAAGTCAAACAACCCAAAAACCAAACTCAATTAACCAATAGAGAACTGGAAGTATTACGATTAATCTGCCAACAAAAAACCACTTCCGAAATCGCGGATGAATTGTTTATTAGTACCAAAACTGTAAACGGCCATCGCAATAACCTACTTCAAAAAACAGATTCTAAAAATATGAGTGGGTTGGTGATGTACGCCATCAAACACCATATCGTAGAAGCTATCTAA
- a CDS encoding GNAT family N-acetyltransferase, whose protein sequence is MEIKSATISDAQQLTTLTLASKSYWGYTPEQMKSWTDDLTITEEYIQIHQVFKLENDHTILGYYSTYESSPDQIKLDNLFILPSHIGKGLGKTLLDHCIKNARQQGYQSIELDADPHAESFYSHFGFKTIDQIPTSIPGRFLPVMALEI, encoded by the coding sequence ATGGAAATCAAATCGGCCACTATTTCAGATGCACAACAACTGACTACGCTCACTTTAGCATCTAAAAGCTATTGGGGTTACACTCCGGAGCAAATGAAATCCTGGACAGATGATTTAACCATAACAGAGGAATATATCCAGATACATCAGGTATTTAAACTTGAAAATGATCATACGATTTTAGGTTACTATTCTACTTACGAATCATCTCCTGATCAAATCAAATTGGACAACCTGTTTATCCTTCCTTCACATATTGGAAAAGGGCTAGGAAAAACATTATTAGATCATTGTATTAAAAATGCGCGTCAACAAGGATATCAATCCATTGAACTTGATGCGGACCCACATGCAGAATCCTTTTATTCTCATTTCGGATTTAAAACCATAGATCAAATTCCTACATCAATTCCGGGGCGTTTTTTACCTGTGATGGCTTTAGAAATTTAA
- a CDS encoding HEAT repeat domain-containing protein produces MKDRIHQLTRIIDHSKNKRNKIRAACILLNNYPTQMPIHTLVHVISFIDFNDVSIEPNIRQLIDRAFAQREDDETYETLLQLIQSRNSLKRHIGLEHIAQFNRKEAIPHLLHIIHKHKFDWFDKRQAIWALKDIQDDRIYETLLKLQRTKAGRAYNYQFIIDAVMENYQAKFLHS; encoded by the coding sequence TTGAAAGACAGAATTCATCAACTGACTCGGATTATTGATCATTCCAAAAACAAAAGGAATAAGATTCGCGCGGCTTGTATTCTACTGAACAACTATCCTACTCAAATGCCCATACATACACTGGTGCATGTTATTTCATTTATCGATTTCAATGATGTGTCCATCGAGCCCAATATTCGTCAATTGATTGATCGGGCTTTTGCTCAAAGAGAAGATGATGAGACCTATGAAACGTTACTTCAACTTATTCAAAGCAGAAATAGCTTAAAAAGGCATATCGGGTTGGAACATATTGCTCAATTTAACCGTAAAGAGGCCATTCCTCATCTGTTGCATATCATTCATAAGCACAAGTTTGATTGGTTTGATAAAAGACAGGCGATCTGGGCATTAAAAGATATTCAGGATGATCGTATTTACGAGACTCTTCTTAAATTGCAACGCACGAAAGCTGGAAGAGCATACAACTATCAATTCATAATTGATGCGGTCATGGAAAACTATCAAGCCAAATTTCTACATTCTTAA
- a CDS encoding beta-lactamase family protein translates to MRSFNFFRLIVLILLTTPLNLSLNAQSSIDTTKVDSVMEAGMKKYRIPGATIGIFHKDELIKVSAYGLADIQNKAPIMGQTSFELASISKQFTATAILLLQQRGRLNLDDPISKHFPEAPQNWNAIKIKHLLWHTSGLPGMFPRDKFMSPGFSGYKKMTSEELDLMMQTNTISKKNSIQSIITDTLDFEPGEYYNYSDVGYLVLGLIIDNITGSYNDFLTEELFQPLEMNNTYFLQQEAVINYQARGYSLKNGDWINIMRYWDYEIPSFFGAFSNINDLYLWDKALNNHSILNKESTQLLFSKGILNNGSTIDYGCGWQINDINGMRIIQHGGITGVNYIKIPSQEISVVTLTNLGYNGNDIVESLNITPEIVSAIGIDMQTNKNHVTTTGAKVIKTKKSEVKKITGKYITIGNVEAEIQVKNDIPIFVCAEQDMKNEMALLSDGSWLVLGLNFEYILTFDSSKKTLTSNYNREFHPVSK, encoded by the coding sequence ATGAGATCATTTAATTTCTTTAGACTCATTGTTCTTATTCTTCTAACTACCCCTTTAAACCTATCTTTAAACGCACAGTCATCTATTGATACGACCAAAGTTGACTCTGTAATGGAAGCGGGTATGAAAAAGTATCGAATCCCAGGCGCTACTATAGGAATTTTCCATAAGGACGAACTAATCAAAGTAAGTGCGTATGGTTTGGCAGATATTCAAAACAAAGCTCCGATTATGGGGCAAACTTCTTTTGAATTGGCCTCTATTAGCAAACAATTTACTGCAACAGCCATTCTTCTACTGCAACAACGTGGACGATTAAATCTCGATGATCCAATCTCCAAACATTTCCCGGAAGCTCCTCAAAATTGGAATGCCATTAAAATCAAACATCTGTTATGGCATACATCCGGATTACCTGGTATGTTTCCTCGTGATAAGTTTATGAGTCCCGGATTCTCCGGCTATAAGAAAATGACTTCGGAAGAGCTGGACCTTATGATGCAGACCAATACCATCTCTAAAAAAAATTCGATCCAATCGATCATTACGGATACCTTAGACTTTGAACCTGGAGAATACTATAACTACAGTGATGTAGGTTATCTGGTTTTAGGTTTGATCATTGACAACATCACCGGGAGTTACAATGACTTCTTAACCGAAGAGCTTTTTCAACCTTTGGAGATGAACAACACTTACTTCTTACAACAAGAAGCGGTGATCAATTATCAGGCAAGAGGTTATTCTCTTAAAAATGGGGATTGGATTAACATCATGCGTTATTGGGATTATGAAATCCCTTCATTCTTTGGCGCATTCTCCAACATTAACGACCTGTATTTATGGGACAAAGCATTGAATAACCATTCTATTTTAAATAAAGAAAGTACGCAACTTCTATTCTCAAAAGGAATTCTCAATAATGGAAGTACCATAGACTATGGTTGTGGTTGGCAAATCAATGATATCAATGGAATGCGCATAATTCAACATGGTGGAATTACAGGAGTGAATTATATAAAAATCCCATCCCAAGAAATTAGTGTCGTTACTTTAACCAATTTGGGCTATAATGGGAATGACATAGTTGAATCTTTAAACATCACTCCGGAAATTGTTTCAGCAATCGGTATTGATATGCAAACGAATAAAAACCATGTGACTACAACCGGGGCCAAAGTGATTAAAACCAAAAAATCAGAGGTCAAGAAGATTACAGGAAAATATATCACAATAGGAAATGTTGAGGCTGAAATTCAAGTTAAAAATGATATTCCGATTTTTGTCTGCGCAGAACAAGATATGAAAAACGAAATGGCTCTTTTATCAGACGGAAGTTGGTTGGTACTTGGATTAAACTTTGAATATATTCTCACTTTTGATTCCTCTAAAAAAACATTAACATCGAACTATAATAGAGAATTTCATCCAGTTTCTAAATAA
- a CDS encoding DUF2490 domain-containing protein: MKLKFVLAFVFFQLSISQFATAQFDQSQTGAWYMYFFKGSFKESNWGVQGDIQYRNWDLGGDLEQLLIRGGVTYKPSNTDILFTLGYGNITTGAFGDDNSTTQESRIYQEALFPKQFGKRFYTNHRFRYEQRFVEDQDFRTRYRYNLFLNVPLNKANMDAKTVYLALYNELFINGQRNIGDGKSVEFFDRNRFYSALGYVIKKGMKVQFGIMNQTTDAWSKNQLQFSFHHNFNM, translated from the coding sequence ATGAAACTAAAATTCGTATTAGCTTTCGTTTTCTTCCAATTAAGTATTTCTCAATTTGCAACCGCACAATTCGATCAGAGTCAAACCGGTGCGTGGTATATGTATTTCTTTAAAGGATCATTTAAAGAAAGCAATTGGGGCGTTCAAGGTGATATCCAGTATCGTAATTGGGATCTGGGAGGAGATTTAGAACAACTCTTAATTCGTGGTGGGGTTACCTACAAACCTAGCAATACAGATATCTTGTTTACATTAGGTTATGGTAATATCACTACAGGTGCTTTTGGAGATGATAATTCTACCACTCAAGAAAGTCGAATTTATCAGGAAGCTCTTTTTCCAAAACAATTTGGAAAAAGATTTTACACCAATCATAGATTTAGATACGAACAAAGGTTTGTAGAAGATCAGGATTTTAGAACCAGATATCGTTACAACTTATTTTTAAATGTTCCTCTAAATAAAGCCAATATGGATGCAAAAACGGTATATCTGGCACTTTACAATGAACTTTTCATTAACGGACAACGCAATATCGGTGATGGTAAAAGTGTGGAGTTCTTTGATCGAAATCGTTTCTACAGTGCATTAGGATACGTGATTAAAAAAGGAATGAAAGTTCAATTTGGTATTATGAATCAAACCACAGATGCCTGGAGTAAAAATCAATTGCAATTTAGCTTCCATCATAATTTTAATATGTAA
- a CDS encoding aldehyde dehydrogenase family protein produces the protein MTENQTTLKVLSPFDQKLIQELPLVGKDVIEHALTTAYQLFQNPEKHIPPHRRIAILERVAELMKTKMNELVHIATQEGGKPHADTRVEVLRAINGVKLAAAHISQIKGEQIPMGLTEASEKRLAFTTREPIGVVAAISAFNHPLNLIIHQTVTAIAAGCPVIIKPALTTPLSCLAFVNILEEAGLPEGWCQCVICENEIAEQLVTDPRVNYFSFIGSAKVGWYLRSKIHPGTRCALEHGGSAPVIVEKDASLKDMLPALVKGGFYHAGQVCVSVQRVFVHEEIFDHVAEELTQMALKLKVGNPLDHDTEVGPLILPKEVNRVEEWVNEAVESGAILKCGGKRISDTCYEPTILLNPPEDARVSQFEVFGPVICIYSYHDREIAIQQANSLDVHFQAAVYTQNIDTALDTVKKLNATAVMVNDHTAFRVDWMPFGGRDSSGIGMGGIPYSIHEMTREKLMVFKSDSL, from the coding sequence ATGACAGAAAATCAAACAACTTTAAAAGTACTATCACCTTTCGATCAAAAGTTGATTCAAGAATTACCACTTGTGGGAAAAGATGTTATTGAACATGCTTTGACCACAGCATATCAATTATTTCAAAACCCGGAAAAACATATTCCGCCACACCGCAGAATAGCCATTTTAGAAAGAGTTGCAGAACTTATGAAAACTAAAATGAATGAACTCGTACATATAGCTACTCAAGAAGGTGGAAAACCCCATGCGGATACCAGGGTTGAAGTTTTACGCGCCATCAATGGTGTTAAACTTGCGGCTGCTCATATTAGCCAAATTAAAGGAGAGCAAATTCCAATGGGCTTAACCGAAGCTTCAGAAAAAAGACTGGCTTTTACCACTAGAGAACCTATTGGAGTCGTTGCGGCCATTAGTGCGTTTAATCATCCTCTCAATCTCATTATTCATCAAACTGTTACCGCTATTGCTGCGGGATGTCCAGTGATTATCAAACCAGCTTTAACCACCCCTCTCTCCTGTTTAGCTTTTGTGAACATTCTCGAAGAAGCAGGATTACCAGAAGGTTGGTGCCAATGTGTAATATGCGAAAACGAAATTGCAGAACAATTGGTTACGGATCCACGTGTCAATTATTTTTCATTCATCGGTTCCGCAAAAGTAGGGTGGTATTTACGTTCAAAAATTCATCCGGGTACAAGATGTGCTTTGGAACATGGCGGATCAGCACCAGTCATCGTTGAAAAAGATGCTTCATTAAAAGACATGCTTCCCGCATTGGTTAAAGGTGGTTTTTATCATGCCGGTCAGGTTTGTGTTTCCGTTCAACGTGTATTTGTCCATGAAGAAATCTTTGATCACGTAGCTGAAGAATTGACTCAAATGGCATTAAAACTCAAGGTAGGTAATCCATTAGATCATGATACTGAAGTAGGCCCTTTAATTCTGCCTAAAGAAGTAAACCGTGTGGAAGAATGGGTCAACGAAGCTGTGGAGTCAGGAGCAATATTAAAATGTGGTGGTAAGCGAATTTCTGATACCTGTTATGAACCTACCATTTTATTAAATCCACCTGAAGATGCCAGAGTTTCTCAATTCGAAGTTTTTGGTCCGGTGATCTGTATTTATAGTTATCATGATCGCGAAATAGCTATTCAACAAGCCAATAGTCTGGACGTTCATTTTCAGGCAGCCGTGTATACCCAAAATATTGACACCGCATTGGATACCGTGAAAAAACTCAATGCCACAGCCGTAATGGTAAACGATCACACCGCATTTAGAGTAGATTGGATGCCATTTGGCGGGCGTGACTCATCTGGAATTGGTATGGGCGGAATACCTTATTCTATTCACGAAATGACCCGTGAAAAATTAATGGTTTTTAAAAGCGATTCTTTATAA
- a CDS encoding VOC family protein, producing MAIQNPFEDSALTTILVVSDMSKSKTFYVDQLGAEIFREYGGDSLVLKFLNNWLLLVTSGGPTEDKPDTHFIPPVQPNLVSHAFTIRVKDCIQSYEILKNKGIQFITPPIARGAETRCFFKDPDGHLFEISEYRA from the coding sequence ATGGCGATACAAAATCCTTTCGAAGATTCAGCACTCACCACAATACTTGTGGTTTCGGATATGTCCAAATCCAAAACATTTTATGTAGATCAACTGGGTGCCGAAATTTTCAGAGAGTATGGAGGCGATTCTTTGGTTCTTAAATTCTTAAACAACTGGTTATTGCTGGTCACTTCAGGAGGTCCTACCGAAGATAAACCCGACACTCACTTTATTCCTCCTGTGCAACCTAACCTGGTAAGTCATGCTTTTACGATTCGTGTCAAAGATTGTATTCAATCATATGAAATCCTGAAAAACAAAGGCATCCAATTCATCACGCCTCCAATTGCAAGAGGAGCAGAAACAAGATGTTTTTTCAAGGATCCTGATGGGCATTTGTTTGAAATCAGCGAATATCGCGCCTAG